A section of the Malania oleifera isolate guangnan ecotype guangnan chromosome 2, ASM2987363v1, whole genome shotgun sequence genome encodes:
- the LOC131149332 gene encoding phospholipase A1-Igamma3, chloroplastic — protein sequence MASLALCFNNPNYTQPPPFSSSAAAVKNKKPFSPTYNNQNARTPLRSLLVKCSSSAPPSSSSCFTSTNGAATAPLLREEDKKTLLFDKTGLQSPIEGEEEPIKEDERPLRELWREIAGCNDWEGLLDPLNSHLRREIIRYGEFAQACYDSFDYDPRSKYCGSCKYQGAHFFEKLDMADRGYHLSRYLYATSNINLPNFFQHSAGLRAVWSPHANWMGYVAVSADENEIRRLGRRDILVAWRGTVTYLEWIHDLKDILCPAHFRHASDPSVKIEAGFYDLYTKKEHSCNYCSFSAREQILAEIKRLIDRYKNDDKDLGITVTGHSLGASLAILSAYDIAEMGVNVVRNDDGSERRVPITVFSFSGPRVGNLKFKERCEELGVKVLRVVNVHDVVPTVPGLIANEKFHFQKLVEEKMAFPWSYAHVGVELAVDHTRSPFLKATKDVGCVHNLEAHLHLVDGHHGPGRRFRLATKRDIALVNKSCDFLKGEYGVPPCWRQDENKGMVRNGDGRWVVPDRPRIEAHPPDTAHHLEQVLKVQLSNDDPPPLEEGGGGGGGSPID from the coding sequence ATGGCCTCTCTGGCGCTATGTTTCAACAACCCCAACTACACCCAACCACCTCCCTTCTCCTCCTCCGCCGCCGCCGTTAAGAACAAAAAACCTTTCTCCCCTACTTACAATAATCAGAATGCCCGGACGCCCCTCAGATCCCTTTTGGTGAAATGCTCCTCCTCCGCTCCTCCCTCAAGCTCTTCTTGTTTCACCAGTACTAACGGCGCCGCCACCGCTCCGCTTCTCCGAGAAGAAGATAAAAAGACCCTGTTGTTTGACAAAACCGGGCTGCAGTCACCGatagaaggagaagaagaaccgATAAAGGAAGACGAGAGGCCTCTGCGCGAACTCTGGAGAGAAATCGCGGGATGCAACGACTGGGAAGGCCTCCTCGACCCGCTCAACTCCCATCTCCGGCGAGAAATCATCCGCTACGGCGAGTTCGCTCAGGCCTGCTACGACTCCTTCGACTACGACCCTCGCTCCAAGTACTGCGGCTCCTGCAAGTACCAGGGCGCTCACTTCTTCGAGAAACTGGACATGGCTGACCGCGGCTACCACCTAAGCCGCTACCTCTACGCCACCTCCAACATCAACCTCCCTAACTTCTTCCAGCACTCCGCTGGCCTCCGCGCCGTCTGGAGCCCCCATGCCAACTGGATGGGCTACGTCGCCGTCTCCGCCGACGAAAACGAAATCCGCCGCCTCGGCCGCCGTGACATCCTCGTCGCTTGGCGTGGCACCGTCACCTACCTCGAGTGGATCCACGACCTCAAGGACATCCTCTGCCCCGCTCACTTCCGCCACGCAAGCGACCCCTCCGTCAAGATCGAGGCCGGCTTCTACGACCTCTACACGAAGAAAGAACACTCCTGCAACTACTGCTCCTTCTCCGCCCGCGAGCAGATCCTCGCGGAGATCAAACGCCTCATCGACCGCTACAAGAACGACGACAAGGACCTCGGCATCACGGTTACGGGGCACAGCCTCGGCGCCTCGCTCGCGATTCTCAGCGCCTACGACATCGCGGAGATGGGCGTGAACGTGGTGCGGAACGACGACGGGTCGGAGAGGAGAGTCCCGATCACGGTGTTCTCGTTCTCGGGGCCGCGCGTGGGAAACCTGAAGTTCAAGGAGCGGTGCGAGGAGCTGGGGGTGAAGGTGCTGCGTGTGGTGAACGTGCACGACGTGGTACCGACGGTTCCGGGACTAATCGCGAACGAGAAGTTTCACTTCCAGAAGTTAGTCGAGGAGAAGATGGCTTTCCCGTGGAGCTACGCGCACGTTGGGGTGGAGCTGGCGGTGGACCACACGCGCTCGCCGTTCCTAAAGGCGACGAAGGACGTGGGGTGCGTGCACAACCTGGAGGCGCACCTGCACCTGGTGGACGGCCACCACGGGCCGGGCCGGCGTTTTCGGCTGGCGACGAAGAGGGACATTGCGCTGGTGAACAAGAGCTGCGACTTCTTGAAGGGGGAGTACGGGGTGCCGCCGTGCTGGCGGCAGGACGAGAACAAGGGTATGGTGAGGAACGGCGACGGGCGGTGGGTGGTGCCCGACCGGCCCAGGATCGAGGCCCACCCGCCCGACACCGCGCATCACCTTGAGCAAGTGCTCAAGGTCCAACTGAGTAATGATGATCCGCCACCACTGGAAGAGGGTGGCGGTGGTGGAGGTGGAAGCCCAATTGATTAA